From Solidesulfovibrio carbinoliphilus subsp. oakridgensis, the proteins below share one genomic window:
- a CDS encoding metal ABC transporter solute-binding protein, Zn/Mn family: MKRMSLLLGATLLVLGLAGPAQAKILAAVSIAPQAYILRQVAGDRADVLVMVPAGADAHTYEPKPRQLADLGRASVYFSVGMDFEKAWLPRFAATNPKMAIVQTDAAIEKIPMMAHDHDHEAGVADSHGAGHEEGRHHEAGEPDPHVWLSPALAKVLAASMRDGLAAADPDGATAYKAGYDRFAASCDALDADIRKMFADLPAGEHKFMVFHPSWGYFARDYGLVQEPIEQLGREPGPKALAALVREAKEDGVKVIFVQPQMSARQAETIAQAIGGKVAALDPLAEDWPGNLLAAAKALREGMAGRPEGK, translated from the coding sequence ATGAAACGGATGTCATTGCTACTGGGAGCCACGCTCCTCGTCCTCGGGCTGGCCGGGCCGGCCCAGGCCAAAATCCTGGCCGCGGTCAGCATCGCCCCCCAGGCCTATATCCTCCGGCAGGTCGCCGGCGACCGGGCCGACGTGCTGGTCATGGTCCCGGCCGGGGCCGACGCCCATACCTACGAGCCAAAGCCCAGGCAACTGGCCGATCTCGGCCGGGCGTCCGTCTACTTCAGCGTGGGCATGGACTTCGAAAAAGCCTGGCTGCCCCGGTTCGCCGCCACCAACCCGAAGATGGCCATCGTCCAGACCGACGCGGCCATCGAGAAAATCCCCATGATGGCCCATGACCATGACCATGAGGCAGGGGTAGCCGACAGCCACGGGGCGGGCCACGAGGAAGGGCGCCATCACGAGGCCGGCGAACCCGATCCCCATGTCTGGCTCTCGCCCGCGCTGGCCAAGGTGCTGGCCGCGTCCATGCGCGACGGTCTGGCCGCCGCCGATCCGGACGGAGCGACCGCCTACAAGGCCGGCTACGACCGTTTCGCCGCCTCCTGCGACGCCCTGGACGCCGATATCCGCAAGATGTTCGCCGATCTGCCGGCGGGAGAGCACAAATTCATGGTGTTTCATCCGTCATGGGGGTATTTCGCCCGGGATTACGGGCTGGTCCAGGAGCCCATCGAACAGCTCGGCCGCGAGCCCGGGCCGAAGGCCCTGGCCGCCTTGGTCCGGGAAGCGAAAGAGGATGGCGTGAAGGTGATATTCGTGCAGCCCCAGATGAGCGCCCGGCAGGCCGAGACCATTGCCCAGGCCATCGGCGGCAAGGTGGCGGCTCTCGATCCCCTGGCCGAGGACTGGCCGGGCAACCTGCTCGCCGCGGCCAAGGCCCTGCGTGAGGGAATGGCCGGCCGGCCGGAGGGCAAGTGA
- a CDS encoding Fur family transcriptional regulator, which produces MAGEALESGQTAAVLARAGIEPTALRLCVADVLAREGRALAAADILARVRARRPANKVTLYRILDLFVEKGLAHRHSSGDRAFRYCLGPRFSSRTHCHAYCLRCGRMECLPAAEEAVDVAALAQCCGMDVAGVEVRIDGICAACRKSDGPAAAAGPPGMVDDGCGNP; this is translated from the coding sequence ATGGCCGGCGAGGCTTTGGAAAGCGGGCAAACGGCGGCCGTGCTGGCCCGGGCCGGCATCGAGCCGACCGCGCTTCGGCTGTGCGTGGCCGATGTCCTGGCCCGGGAGGGCCGGGCCCTGGCCGCCGCCGACATCCTGGCCCGGGTCCGGGCCAGGAGGCCGGCCAACAAGGTCACGCTCTACCGCATCCTCGACCTCTTTGTGGAGAAGGGGCTGGCCCATCGCCATAGTTCCGGCGACCGGGCCTTCCGCTACTGCCTGGGCCCCCGCTTTTCCAGCCGGACCCACTGCCACGCCTATTGCCTGCGTTGCGGCCGCATGGAGTGCCTGCCGGCCGCCGAAGAGGCGGTCGACGTGGCGGCCCTGGCCCAATGCTGCGGCATGGACGTGGCCGGGGTGGAGGTCCGTATCGACGGCATCTGCGCCGCCTGCCGCAAGTCCGACGGACCGGCCGCGGCCGCCGGCCCGCCCGGCATGGTTGACGACGGTTGTGGAAACCCCTAA
- a CDS encoding metal ABC transporter ATP-binding protein — MTPPVIDICDLTFAYNGQDVLSDISLAVAEGQRLAVLGPNGGGKTTFLKLLLGILRPTTGTIRVFDEEPGRNSSRIGYVPQRLEGMAERKDLPILVREVALMGLIAPGRHGFRHSRESIRQAEAALDQVEMLPLAGRRFCELSGGQKQRTLIARALVSDPALLILDEPTANIDPQGKFCLYEVLSRIGQGVTSLVVSHDMSILAAGVTAVACVNGRLAYSPEPRLTQEMVDLLYGVHRHTCPLDAYLRRMPPDLAGLSPLETR, encoded by the coding sequence GTGACGCCGCCCGTGATCGATATCTGCGACCTGACGTTTGCCTACAACGGCCAGGATGTCCTTTCGGACATTTCCCTGGCCGTGGCCGAGGGCCAGCGTCTGGCCGTGCTCGGCCCCAACGGCGGGGGCAAGACCACGTTTCTAAAGCTCCTCCTCGGCATCCTGCGTCCAACCACGGGCACCATCCGGGTCTTTGACGAGGAGCCGGGCCGCAACAGCTCCCGCATCGGCTACGTGCCCCAGCGGCTGGAAGGGATGGCCGAGCGCAAGGACCTGCCGATCCTGGTGCGCGAGGTGGCGCTGATGGGCCTTATCGCCCCGGGCCGGCACGGATTTCGCCACTCCCGGGAATCGATCCGGCAGGCCGAGGCGGCCCTCGACCAGGTGGAGATGCTGCCGCTCGCCGGCCGGCGGTTTTGCGAATTGTCCGGCGGCCAGAAGCAGCGCACGCTCATCGCCCGGGCCCTGGTTTCCGACCCGGCGCTTTTGATCCTGGACGAACCCACGGCCAACATCGACCCCCAGGGCAAGTTTTGCCTGTATGAGGTCCTTTCCCGCATCGGCCAGGGCGTCACCTCCCTGGTCGTCAGCCACGACATGAGCATCCTGGCCGCCGGGGTGACGGCGGTCGCCTGCGTCAACGGCCGGCTGGCCTATTCGCCGGAGCCGCGACTGACCCAGGAGATGGTGGACCTCCTCTACGGCGTCCACCGCCACACCTGTCCGCTGGACGCCTATTTGCGCCGGATGCCGCCCGACCTGGCCGGCCTGTCGCCGTTGGAGACCCGATGA
- a CDS encoding TIGR03960 family B12-binding radical SAM protein, producing MRELVPWLQKPTQYLGAEWGRAAKDPSEVRARAALAFPDYYEVGMSYVGGRILYECVNRVPGLAAERVFTPSDEAAAMLRERKAPLCTLESDTPLAACDVLAFHLTHELCYTNVLYMLDLAGLPFRARERGEGGPLVIAGGGCAFNAEPVAPFFDAMVLGDGEEALVAVLEAVAAAKAEGLSRRERLLRLTAIPGVYIPEFFDIGPDGAVIPLVPGYELVTKAVVADLDDAPFPGCQVVPYAQAVHDRLSVEIARGCTRGCRFCHAGMVYRPVRERSLPTLEKLVAEGLSRTGYEELSFLSLSTGDFSALESLFAQSIDRCRREQVAVSLPSLRAGTLSDSILSMMAGIRRTGATMAPEAATQRLRDVINKGITEDDILDHARRLFARGWQQVKLYFMIGLPTETEEDVRGIFELAKRVLAQAPPGTKRLQVTAAISPFVPKPHTPFQWEAQITLDQIRQRVGLLRDLFSSDRRLTLRWHEPEMSFLEGVFSRAGRELAPLVEAGYREGALFCSWVDRFDLAPWLRIFETAGLEPAAWLAARDPDAPLPWDHLSCGVSAGYLRRERDKALSGRLTGDCRFGDCTGCGVCGHEGRKTVLAAAGGLEIRPRLNRSEREHEAVAAPPAPPREDLTRKAAHLRLWFSKTGSAVYLSQLELGRVFERSLRRAGLRPSFSAGYHPLPQLSFGRALPVGVSSRAEWMALFLREPIAAEEFAARLGPNLPEGLAVAGVEALPPGKKVAQPVFETFELVVPVEQASDCLEHWRDFARSGTFPVTWESKKGPRTLDARPLIVALDIAPPVTVRFTCSFAETYVSPLRLAEAVCPHLVRGLYGMTKVGVAFAGGETPFPAER from the coding sequence ATGCGCGAGCTCGTTCCCTGGCTGCAAAAGCCCACCCAGTATCTTGGCGCCGAATGGGGCCGGGCCGCCAAGGATCCGTCCGAAGTCCGGGCCAGGGCCGCCCTGGCCTTCCCGGACTACTACGAGGTCGGCATGTCCTATGTCGGCGGGCGCATCCTCTACGAATGTGTCAACCGCGTGCCGGGTCTGGCCGCCGAACGGGTCTTCACCCCGTCCGACGAGGCGGCCGCCATGCTGCGGGAGCGTAAAGCCCCCCTTTGCACGCTCGAGTCCGACACGCCGCTGGCCGCCTGCGACGTGCTGGCCTTCCACCTGACCCATGAGCTCTGCTACACCAACGTCCTCTACATGCTCGACCTGGCCGGCCTGCCGTTTCGGGCACGGGAGCGGGGCGAGGGCGGGCCGCTGGTCATCGCCGGCGGCGGCTGCGCCTTCAATGCCGAACCCGTGGCCCCCTTTTTCGACGCCATGGTCCTTGGCGACGGCGAAGAGGCGCTGGTCGCGGTCCTGGAGGCCGTGGCCGCGGCCAAGGCCGAGGGCCTTTCCCGGCGTGAGCGCCTCTTGCGTCTGACGGCCATCCCCGGCGTCTATATTCCGGAATTTTTCGACATCGGGCCGGACGGCGCGGTCATACCCCTGGTGCCGGGCTACGAGCTGGTGACCAAGGCCGTGGTGGCCGACCTCGACGACGCGCCCTTTCCGGGCTGCCAGGTGGTGCCCTATGCCCAGGCCGTGCATGACCGCCTGTCCGTGGAGATCGCCCGGGGCTGCACCCGGGGCTGCCGTTTCTGCCACGCCGGCATGGTCTACCGGCCGGTCCGGGAACGGAGCCTGCCCACCCTCGAAAAGCTCGTGGCCGAGGGCTTAAGCCGCACCGGCTACGAGGAACTGTCGTTCCTGTCCCTGTCCACGGGCGATTTCTCGGCCCTGGAAAGCCTTTTCGCCCAGAGCATCGACCGGTGCCGCCGGGAGCAGGTGGCCGTGTCCCTGCCGTCCTTGCGGGCCGGCACGCTTTCGGACTCCATCCTGTCCATGATGGCCGGCATCCGCCGCACCGGCGCGACCATGGCCCCGGAAGCCGCCACCCAACGCCTGCGCGACGTGATCAACAAGGGCATCACCGAGGACGACATCCTGGACCACGCCCGCCGGCTCTTTGCCAGGGGCTGGCAGCAGGTCAAGCTCTACTTCATGATCGGGCTGCCGACCGAGACCGAAGAGGACGTGCGCGGCATCTTCGAACTGGCCAAAAGGGTGTTGGCCCAGGCCCCGCCCGGCACCAAGCGGCTGCAGGTCACGGCCGCCATCTCGCCCTTCGTGCCCAAACCCCACACGCCATTCCAGTGGGAGGCGCAGATCACCCTGGACCAGATCCGGCAGCGGGTGGGACTCTTGCGCGACCTCTTTTCTTCCGACCGGCGGCTGACCCTCCGGTGGCACGAGCCGGAGATGAGCTTTCTGGAGGGTGTTTTTTCCCGGGCCGGCCGGGAACTGGCCCCCCTGGTCGAGGCCGGCTATCGGGAAGGGGCACTCTTTTGCTCCTGGGTCGATCGGTTCGATCTGGCTCCGTGGCTGCGGATCTTCGAGACGGCAGGCCTCGAACCGGCCGCCTGGCTGGCCGCCCGGGACCCGGACGCGCCGCTCCCCTGGGACCATCTTTCCTGCGGCGTTTCCGCCGGCTACCTGCGCCGGGAGCGGGACAAGGCCCTTTCGGGCCGCCTGACCGGGGATTGCCGTTTCGGCGACTGCACGGGCTGCGGCGTGTGCGGCCATGAAGGCCGCAAGACCGTCCTTGCCGCGGCCGGGGGCCTCGAAATCCGGCCGCGCCTCAACCGTTCCGAGCGCGAGCACGAAGCCGTGGCCGCGCCCCCGGCCCCGCCCCGGGAAGACCTGACCCGCAAGGCCGCCCATCTGCGGCTGTGGTTTTCCAAAACCGGCAGCGCCGTCTACCTGAGCCAGCTCGAACTCGGCCGGGTCTTCGAACGGTCCCTGCGCCGGGCCGGGCTGAGGCCCAGCTTTTCCGCCGGCTACCATCCGCTGCCCCAGCTGTCCTTCGGCCGGGCCCTGCCGGTCGGGGTGTCGAGCCGGGCCGAGTGGATGGCCCTTTTTCTGCGCGAGCCCATCGCGGCCGAGGAATTCGCTGCCCGGCTCGGGCCGAACCTGCCCGAGGGCCTGGCCGTGGCCGGGGTCGAGGCACTGCCGCCCGGCAAGAAGGTGGCCCAGCCGGTCTTCGAGACCTTCGAGCTGGTTGTGCCGGTCGAACAGGCGTCCGATTGCCTGGAACACTGGCGCGACTTCGCCCGGTCCGGGACCTTTCCCGTGACCTGGGAGTCGAAAAAAGGTCCGCGCACCCTGGACGCCCGGCCTTTGATCGTGGCCCTGGACATCGCGCCGCCGGTCACGGTCCGCTTTACCTGTTCGTTTGCCGAAACCTACGTCAGCCCGCTGCGGCTGGCCGAGGCGGTCTGTCCGCATCTCGTCCGGGGTCTTTATGGAATGACCAAGGTCGGGGTCGCCTTCGCCGGGGGGGAAACTCCTTTTCCCGCCGAAAGATGA
- a CDS encoding GDP-mannose 4,6-dehydratase produces MKKALIFGVSGQDGAYLARLLLEKGYEVAGTSRDAQMASFRNLTTLGIREAVSLHSVTLTDFRSVLTVLTKIRPDEIYHLAGQSSVGLSFDQPVETFLSIGVGTLNLLEAVRFLGAPVRLYNASSSDCFGDTGGEPATEATPFSPRSPYAVAKAAAHFEVANYREAYNLFACSGILFNHESPLRPPRFVTRKIVSAACRIAKGSSERLSLGNIDVARDWGYAPQYVEAMWRMLQRDAPEDFVIATGTTITLKEFTAETFAAAGLDWRDHVDVDKTLFRPSDIAVSRADPAKAASLLGWKATLGPAEVARAMVAHELGQPLRENTAS; encoded by the coding sequence ATGAAAAAAGCGCTTATTTTCGGGGTTTCCGGCCAGGACGGAGCCTATCTGGCCCGATTGCTCCTGGAAAAAGGCTACGAGGTGGCCGGGACCTCGCGCGACGCCCAGATGGCCTCGTTTCGCAATCTGACCACCCTTGGCATCCGCGAGGCCGTGTCGCTGCATTCCGTGACCCTGACGGATTTTCGCAGCGTGTTGACGGTCCTGACCAAGATCCGGCCCGACGAGATCTACCACCTGGCCGGCCAGTCGTCGGTAGGCCTGTCCTTTGACCAGCCGGTGGAAACCTTTCTGTCCATCGGCGTGGGAACGCTCAATCTCTTGGAAGCCGTGCGGTTTCTCGGAGCCCCGGTCAGGCTCTACAACGCCTCCTCCAGCGACTGCTTCGGCGACACCGGCGGGGAGCCGGCCACCGAAGCCACGCCCTTTTCGCCCCGAAGCCCCTACGCCGTGGCCAAGGCGGCCGCCCACTTCGAGGTGGCCAACTACCGCGAGGCCTACAATCTTTTCGCCTGCTCGGGCATCCTTTTCAACCACGAGTCGCCGCTGCGGCCGCCGCGTTTCGTCACCCGGAAGATCGTCTCCGCCGCCTGTCGCATCGCCAAGGGATCGTCCGAGCGCCTGTCGCTCGGCAATATCGACGTGGCCCGCGACTGGGGCTATGCCCCGCAGTACGTGGAAGCCATGTGGCGCATGCTCCAGCGGGACGCGCCCGAGGATTTCGTCATCGCCACCGGCACGACCATCACCTTGAAGGAATTCACGGCCGAGACCTTCGCCGCCGCCGGCCTCGACTGGCGCGACCACGTCGACGTGGATAAAACCCTTTTCCGGCCGTCCGACATCGCCGTCAGCCGGGCCGATCCGGCCAAGGCCGCGAGCCTGCTCGGCTGGAAGGCGACCCTGGGTCCGGCCGAGGTGGCGCGGGCCATGGTCGCCCACGAACTGGGCCAACCGCTACGGGAGAATACCGCTTCATGA
- a CDS encoding M16 family metallopeptidase — MRWPMMVPLAALLAVLVVSPVFAANPPKVVRLANGLTVMTIEDNRFPLVAVRLFVHAGSGYETARQAGLSHLLEHMVFKSTQKRQAGQVASDIEGAGGELNASTSFDSTVFRVDLPADRWKLGLDAISDMIFGARFVPGELDAERQVVLSELARGKDSPDNRLFQLTQAMAWPGLAYGWPIIGFPETVSAFTSEDLRGYVKERYQPQSMLLVVVGKIQAEAVEKEAQALFGGLQNDRPLTPPLPYAQPVGAAAGPAVKVEYGQWNKVRLQVAFPTAGLRGADEAGLEVLSGLLAGDETSRLYRTFKYDKKLVDDISCSSLTLERGGLFLIDATLDARNVAAFWQGLLSELARLRGTAFTDHEIERVKLNLEDGLYQAKETLSGLAMKAGYFRFYGYDPDGEANYLRSVRLVDQKALGAIIEATLRPERMLTAAIAPQADEATVTAKELGDMAARIWPAPKADARSAEKGPEAASGEVAAPEVVDLGGGHTLVFLPDRTLPYVSVSMVFNGGDALLAKDRQGLAELAAGSLTSGTAKLSANAIEDFLSDRAASLSASSGRDSFSVGAKFPNRFQQDLYGLIADVLQHPAFLKTEVDRQVQDQLAAIKAKEEQPMGLAFRKLFPFLFTDTPYAYTRLGEPATVKAFTPKDVAGYWAAQRTMPWVMAVCGDFDAAAVRHLADTLAKATGPAKPFAFPTPTWGEKREQAVTLAERKQTHLLMVFPVPGLTSPDTPGLELLNDVLAGQSGLLFSQLREGESLGYSVTSFLWQAEHTGFMAFYIGTSPDKADAALDGFRRVAGQLRDTPLPDDLMRRGKNVMSGDYYRERQGLKARSGEAAQSLALGLPLDHDRRVVEAAQALTPENLQELAGKYLKPEAAYVMKVEP; from the coding sequence ATGCGTTGGCCCATGATGGTGCCCCTTGCCGCCTTGCTTGCGGTTTTGGTTGTTTCCCCGGTATTCGCGGCCAATCCGCCCAAGGTGGTCCGGCTGGCCAACGGCCTGACCGTCATGACCATCGAGGACAACCGGTTTCCCCTGGTCGCGGTGCGCCTGTTCGTCCACGCCGGCTCGGGCTACGAGACGGCCCGGCAGGCGGGCCTGAGCCACCTGCTCGAACACATGGTGTTCAAGTCCACCCAGAAGCGGCAGGCCGGGCAGGTGGCGTCGGACATCGAGGGGGCCGGCGGGGAGCTGAATGCCTCCACGAGTTTCGACAGCACCGTTTTCCGGGTGGACCTGCCGGCCGACCGATGGAAACTCGGCTTGGACGCCATCTCGGACATGATCTTCGGGGCCAGATTCGTGCCCGGGGAGCTCGATGCCGAACGCCAGGTGGTGTTATCGGAACTGGCCCGGGGCAAGGACAGCCCCGACAACCGGCTTTTCCAGCTGACCCAGGCCATGGCCTGGCCGGGACTCGCCTACGGCTGGCCCATCATCGGGTTTCCGGAAACGGTCTCCGCCTTCACGTCCGAGGACCTGCGCGGCTACGTCAAGGAGCGCTACCAACCCCAATCCATGCTCCTCGTCGTGGTTGGCAAGATCCAGGCCGAGGCCGTGGAAAAAGAGGCCCAGGCCCTTTTCGGCGGCCTGCAAAACGACCGGCCCCTGACGCCGCCCCTGCCCTATGCCCAGCCGGTCGGCGCCGCGGCCGGGCCGGCGGTCAAGGTGGAGTACGGGCAGTGGAACAAGGTGCGTTTGCAAGTCGCCTTTCCGACGGCCGGCCTTCGCGGCGCGGACGAGGCCGGCCTCGAGGTCCTCTCCGGCCTTTTGGCCGGGGACGAGACGAGCCGGCTCTACCGGACCTTCAAGTACGACAAGAAGCTCGTGGACGACATCTCCTGTTCGTCCCTGACCCTGGAGCGGGGGGGCCTTTTCCTGATCGATGCCACGTTGGATGCCAGGAACGTGGCCGCTTTCTGGCAGGGCCTTTTGTCCGAACTGGCCAGGCTCAGGGGCACGGCGTTTACGGACCACGAAATCGAGCGGGTGAAGCTGAATCTCGAGGACGGCCTCTACCAGGCCAAGGAGACCTTGTCGGGCCTGGCCATGAAGGCCGGCTATTTCCGGTTCTACGGCTACGACCCGGACGGCGAGGCCAACTACCTGCGGTCCGTGCGGCTGGTTGACCAGAAGGCCCTCGGGGCCATCATCGAGGCCACGCTTCGGCCCGAGCGGATGCTGACCGCGGCCATCGCACCCCAGGCCGACGAGGCGACGGTCACGGCCAAGGAGCTTGGCGACATGGCCGCCCGGATCTGGCCCGCGCCAAAGGCCGACGCCCGGTCGGCCGAGAAAGGCCCGGAAGCCGCTTCCGGCGAGGTGGCCGCGCCCGAGGTTGTGGATCTCGGCGGCGGCCACACCCTGGTCTTCCTGCCGGACCGGACCCTGCCTTACGTGTCCGTGTCCATGGTCTTTAACGGCGGCGACGCGCTCCTGGCCAAGGACCGGCAGGGGTTGGCCGAGCTTGCGGCCGGCAGCCTCACGTCGGGCACGGCCAAACTGTCGGCCAACGCCATCGAGGATTTTCTGTCCGACCGGGCCGCCTCGTTGTCCGCCAGTTCGGGCCGCGACTCCTTCAGTGTCGGCGCCAAGTTCCCGAACCGCTTCCAGCAGGACCTCTACGGCCTTATCGCGGATGTGCTCCAGCATCCGGCCTTCCTCAAAACCGAGGTCGACCGCCAGGTCCAGGACCAGCTTGCGGCCATCAAGGCCAAGGAGGAACAGCCCATGGGGCTGGCCTTCCGCAAGCTGTTCCCGTTTCTTTTCACCGACACGCCCTACGCCTACACCCGTCTTGGCGAACCGGCCACGGTCAAGGCCTTCACGCCCAAGGACGTGGCCGGCTACTGGGCGGCCCAGCGGACCATGCCCTGGGTCATGGCCGTGTGCGGCGATTTCGATGCGGCGGCGGTGCGCCATCTGGCCGACACCCTGGCCAAGGCCACCGGCCCGGCCAAGCCCTTTGCCTTTCCCACGCCGACCTGGGGTGAAAAGCGCGAGCAAGCCGTCACCCTGGCCGAGCGCAAGCAGACCCACCTGCTGATGGTTTTCCCCGTGCCCGGCCTGACCTCGCCGGACACCCCGGGCCTGGAGCTCTTAAACGACGTGCTGGCCGGGCAAAGCGGGCTGCTTTTTTCCCAGCTCCGCGAGGGCGAGAGCCTCGGCTATTCCGTGACCTCGTTTCTGTGGCAGGCCGAGCATACCGGGTTCATGGCCTTTTACATCGGCACCTCCCCGGACAAGGCCGACGCCGCCCTGGACGGGTTTCGGCGCGTGGCCGGACAGTTGCGCGACACCCCGCTGCCGGACGACCTGATGCGCCGGGGCAAAAACGTCATGTCAGGGGATTATTACCGCGAGCGGCAAGGCCTCAAGGCCAGAAGCGGCGAGGCGGCCCAGTCCCTGGCCCTTGGCCTGCCCTTGGACCACGACCGCCGGGTGGTGGAGGCGGCCCAGGCCCTGACCCCGGAGAACCTGCAAGAGCTGGCCGGCAAATACCTGAAGCCCGAAGCCGCCTATGTCATGAAGGTCGAGCCGTAG
- a CDS encoding metal ABC transporter permease — MIEDLALPFMQHAVLAALLAAVCCGVMGTLVVANRMVFLAGGAAHAAYGGVGLAYFLALPVLPVTVAFTVAAALLMAAVTLRRVEDTDTVIGVLWAAGMAFGIILLDLSPGYKPDLMSYLFGSIITVPVADLYALAGLAVLLVAVTLRHYNGFVAMAFDREFAAVRGAPVRFLHYLLTALAAVTVVLLIRVAGLILVIALLSVAPSLAVRRAASLGRAMAWAALLNVFFCLAGLLLAYRFNLTSGAAIIAVAAATFGLSLVAGSRHRRQGA, encoded by the coding sequence ATGATCGAGGATTTGGCCTTGCCTTTCATGCAGCATGCGGTGCTTGCCGCGCTTCTGGCCGCCGTCTGCTGCGGCGTGATGGGAACGCTGGTCGTGGCCAACCGCATGGTCTTTCTGGCCGGCGGCGCGGCCCACGCCGCCTACGGCGGGGTGGGGCTGGCCTATTTCCTGGCTCTGCCCGTCTTGCCCGTGACGGTCGCCTTCACCGTGGCCGCGGCCCTTCTCATGGCGGCCGTGACCCTGCGCCGGGTCGAGGACACGGACACGGTCATCGGCGTCCTGTGGGCGGCCGGCATGGCCTTCGGCATCATCCTGCTCGACCTGTCGCCGGGCTACAAGCCGGACCTCATGAGCTACCTTTTTGGCAGCATCATCACGGTGCCGGTCGCCGACCTCTACGCCCTGGCCGGGCTGGCCGTGCTGCTGGTGGCGGTGACGCTTCGCCACTACAACGGCTTTGTGGCCATGGCCTTTGACCGGGAGTTCGCGGCCGTGCGTGGGGCCCCTGTCCGGTTTCTGCACTACTTGCTCACCGCCCTGGCCGCCGTCACGGTGGTTCTCCTTATCCGGGTGGCCGGCCTGATCCTGGTCATCGCACTCCTGTCCGTGGCCCCGAGCCTGGCCGTGCGCCGGGCCGCCTCGCTTGGCCGGGCCATGGCCTGGGCCGCGCTTTTAAACGTCTTTTTCTGTCTGGCCGGGCTGCTCCTGGCCTATCGGTTCAACCTGACCTCGGGCGCGGCCATCATCGCCGTGGCCGCCGCCACCTTCGGCCTGTCCCTGGTTGCGGGCAGCCGCCACCGGCGGCAGGGAGCGTAA
- the gmd gene encoding GDP-mannose 4,6-dehydratase, which translates to MKSKVALITGITGQDGAYLAELLLQKGYEVHGIKRRASLFNTQRIDHLYRDPHDTGRKLVLHYGDLSDSTNLIRIMQEVRPDEVYNLAAQSHVKVSFETPEYTADVDALGTLRLLEAIRIVGLEQQTRFYQASTSELFGKVVEIPQTEKTPFYPRSPYAVAKLYAYWITVNYREAYGMYACNGILFNHESPLRGETFVTRKITRAMARIKLGLQDCLYLGNLSALRDWGHAKDYVEMQWLMLQQDGPEDFVIATGRQYSVRDFINMAATELGIPLRFEGEGDQEKAYHAETGQCLVAVDPRYFRPTEVETLLGDPTKARERLGWQPRITIEQMVAEMVRADLREAERDALCKSQGFTVFDYNE; encoded by the coding sequence ATGAAGAGCAAAGTCGCCCTCATCACCGGGATCACCGGCCAGGATGGGGCCTATCTGGCCGAACTGCTGCTGCAAAAGGGCTACGAGGTCCACGGCATCAAGCGCCGGGCCTCGCTTTTCAACACCCAGCGCATCGACCACCTCTACCGCGATCCCCACGACACCGGACGCAAGCTGGTCCTGCACTACGGCGACCTGTCCGACTCCACCAACCTGATCCGCATCATGCAGGAGGTCCGGCCGGACGAGGTCTACAACCTGGCCGCCCAGAGCCACGTCAAGGTCTCCTTCGAGACGCCGGAATACACGGCCGACGTGGATGCTCTTGGCACCCTGCGCCTGCTCGAGGCCATCCGCATCGTGGGCCTGGAGCAGCAGACCCGGTTCTACCAGGCCTCGACCTCGGAGCTTTTCGGCAAGGTGGTGGAAATTCCGCAGACCGAGAAGACGCCGTTTTATCCGCGCAGCCCCTATGCCGTGGCCAAGCTCTACGCCTACTGGATCACGGTCAACTATCGCGAAGCCTACGGCATGTATGCCTGCAACGGCATCCTTTTCAACCACGAGTCGCCGCTTCGCGGCGAGACCTTCGTGACCAGAAAGATCACCCGGGCCATGGCCCGCATCAAGCTCGGGCTCCAGGACTGCCTCTACCTCGGCAACCTCTCCGCCCTTCGCGACTGGGGTCATGCCAAGGACTATGTCGAGATGCAGTGGCTCATGCTCCAGCAGGACGGGCCCGAGGATTTCGTCATCGCCACGGGCCGCCAGTATTCGGTGCGCGATTTCATCAACATGGCCGCGACCGAGCTTGGCATTCCGCTGCGTTTCGAAGGGGAAGGGGACCAGGAGAAGGCCTACCACGCCGAAACCGGCCAGTGCCTGGTGGCCGTGGACCCGCGCTATTTCCGGCCGACCGAGGTGGAGACGCTCCTTGGCGATCCGACCAAGGCCCGGGAACGCCTGGGCTGGCAGCCGCGCATCACCATCGAGCAGATGGTGGCCGAGATGGTGCGCGCCGACCTGCGCGAAGCCGAGCGGGACGCCCTGTGCAAGAGCCAGGGGTTCACGGTTTTCGACTACAACGAATAG